The following is a genomic window from Desulforhopalus sp..
ATTCCCTGCTAATCAGCCTTGCAAAAGGCTGATCGGTCATTGCTGCACCAGGACGCTCATCCCTGCCCGCAAGCCGTCTATGGGTTGCAAGGGCCTTGCTTCAATTTCGAAGCTGCGCATGTCAAAGCCCTTATCGCCAGTAGTCGACCGCCAGGTGGCAAAATCGCCCATAACCGCAATATGGCTGACGCGAAAAGCGTGACGGGAATTATTCAGGGCCGGGATGATAACGGAAAATTCATGGCCTTTCTGGAATTCCGCCAGGCGATCTTCCCGGACATGAAAGATTGCCCAGGCATCATTCATATCCATAACCGTGACCACGGGAAATCCCTGCGGTGCCAACTCGCCGCTCTGTAGGAGAATCTGGCTGATTTCACCGTCATACCGGCTTTCAATCCGTGTTTCCGAGGCATAGGCCTCGACCTCGGCCACCGCTCCGGCCGCCATTTGAACCTTACCCTGGGCAGCTCTTTTATCTTCGGCGCGGGCACCTTCTTCCGCCAACTTGTAGTTCTGGTAGGCGGCGTCGGCCGCATGACTGGCCGCCTGGAAGTGGGTTGCGGCCTCGTCCCGTTTTTGTTCGGCAACAACGCCGTCGCGATACAGGTTGTTTATGCGCAGAAAGGTCTTTTCCGCCAGCCCGGCGGCTGCCTTGGCCTGTTGCCATTGGTCTTTGGCGGCGGCGATCTGCTGTTTTCTGGCTCCGGAACTCACCCCTTCGGCTACTGCCTGGGCGGTATCCTGGCCGGCCATTGCCTGGGCCAGCTTGGCATCGATCTCCGGGCTCTGGATGGTGAAAATCAACTGGCCCTGTTGAACTTGGTCGCCTTTTTTGACCAAAACCTCATTGATCCGCCCGGCCACCTTGGAACTGATATTGTACTGTTGTGCCTCAATCTGACCCTGTAACTTCGTGGGCTTGGGTTGGTAGGCGAGCCAGGATGAGTAGCCGAGCCAGGAAACACCGGCAAGAACAACGGCGACGATCAGCAAGATTTTCAGAGAACGCATGAAGGTACCTCTTTTCCCATTTATAGGGCTTGGGATAACTGATAACTAAAGAATGTTTCCATCTGGCCGCTGAGAGCAAGGAGTTTTGCCAGGGCGATGACGTACCTGTAAACGCTGGCTGCGCGCTGGATCTTGATCCCGGCGAGAAAGGTTTCGGCATCGACCACATCAAGTGACGTGGCCAGACCCTGCTGAAAAGACTTGCTGCGCAGGCTGACCGTCTCTTCGGCCAGGGTAAGGCTTGAGCCCAGGCCCTGGTATTCTTCAACAGCCTGTTCGGCCTGGCGGTAGGTCTTCTCCACCAGCACGGCAAGATCGCTTTCCGCCTGACTTTGCAGGTGTTCGAGTTGGCGAATGGCGCTTTTCGCTGCCTTGAGGTTGCCGGAACGTCCAGATCGTTCGAGGATGGGAATTTTCAGGCCGATACCGACAACCCAATCGGGCAGAATTTTGCCCGCCAGGTCATCTTCCTCATAGAGACTGTAATTTCCGAAGAGGGCAACTGTCGGATAATATTTGCCTTCCTCAACTGTCGCCAAGCCTGCTGCCTGGTGTTGTTTGGCCTTGAGGACCGCCAGGCCGGGCGAATCGCTGAGGGTCTGTTCTAGAAAGGTTGCTAGCGGCGGCAACGTGCACTGAACAAACAGGGCATCGGTCGGGATAACCGGTTCGCTGCTCTTTAGCAATCTGGTGAGCGCGATCACGGCTATCTCCAGATCTCTACGGGCTTTGCGGTGTTCAACCTTCGCCTTGTCGTAGGCGGCCTCCGCCTGAATACGTTCAACCTTGGCTATCTGCCCCTGCTGCTCCAGGAGAAGGGCATGGTCAAAATGCTGTTTCAGGCCGTGTTCAAGCTCGCCTTTGGTATTGGCCACCAGGCGTGCCAGAACGGCGCCGAAGTACTGCCGGGTGGCATTTTCAAACTGCTCCTGACGGCTCATGTTGAGCTTTTCCCCGGCTTCCTTTTCCTGGCCTGCGGCGATGTCCTGGGCGGCATCGATTCGTCCGCCGGCATAAATGGGCCAGGAGCCGCTGACTCTGCTGGAACGGTTGTTACGTTCGGCGATTGTCGAGGTGAAGGCCTCATTGAGAGCCGAACCGGACAGACCATAGCTTCGTCCCATCCCTTCAAGCAGCGGAGCAAGACGGTTGCCGGCCGGCATACTCTCAAGGATATCGTTAGGCGAGAGGGTCACCTCGTCATTGAGGCGCATATAGTTTGCCGACACCGCAATCTCCGGCATATAGAGATCTTGGGCCGCATCTTTTTTATGCCTGGCTTGATCAAGGTTTTCCCGTGCGGCCGCCAGGGTATCATTTTCTTTGGCAATCTTCTGCCAGGCCTCGGCAAAACCGATGGCGGTTTCTCCAGCACTGGCCGGGAATGGCTGGTGATTGAGCATGCCTGCTAACAGGAGGCAGATGGAAAGGATTCTTAATAGTTTCTTCAAGAGGTCTCCCTCGGGGGATCATTATTAGGATAAATGCAAGATGACAGGTATTCAAACAGTTGTTTGAACGGTCGGCATTATAAGTACCAAGGGTGAAAACCGCAAGAGGAGCATGTTATTTCGCCAGGTGGTTTTACGGCCGAGATTGGAATGCCGGGAGATTGTTACATCCTCTTTGCCCGAAAGGTGGTCATGAAGATTCCGCCGAAGATGAGGAGGATGGCGGTGACGTGGTTTTTGGTGAGGGTCTCACCCAGGAAGATGACAGCGAGGATAGTGCTGAAGACCGGCATGAGATGAATGAAGGGCCCGGCAATATTCGCTCCCAGCATGCTTACCGCCCGATTCCAGAAGATGAAGGCAAGGACCGAGGCAAAGACCGCCACATAGACGATCGTCACCACCGTCCCGGAATTGACGACGAAGCTTTTACCGGAGGCTATTTCCAGGAGATACAAGGGCAGCAGGGCAGTCAGACCAACCATGGCAATGGCGGTTTGGTAGGCGAGGGGGTGCAGGCCCTGCGGGTACTTTTTCAGGCCAACCGAATAGAAGGCCCAGAGGCAGGAGGCAATAAATACCAAAATGTCGCCGCTGTTGAACTGCAGCTGGAGAAGGCTGGTCAATTCGCCGCGGGAGATGATCAATAAAACACCGCAAAGGGAAATGGCCACCCCAAGACACCTGCGGGGGCTGAGACGATCGCCAAATCTGGCCCATGCCACCAGGGCAATAATGATTGGGGTGCAGGAGTTGACCAGAACGGCGTTGATCGCTGTGGTGCTGTGCATGGCCAGGTAGATGAGGCTGTTGAAGCCGGTCACTCCCAAAAGGCCCTGGGTTATGAGAAAGGTCTTATGTTGTTTGACCAATTGTCGCTGGGCGAGAAGATGGTGCATGCCGAAGCAGGCGAGGATCAGCAAGGCCAGGGCCCAGCGCCAGAAGGACAGGGCCATGGGTGGCATAACGGTGTGCATTCCCCGGCTGACAACGAAGTTGCCTGACCAAAACAGGGTGGTGAGAACAAGAAGGAGGTAGGGCATGGAGTGTATAGTCTCGAATTGCAAAGAAGGGAGAGTTAGCTCTGTCCGTTATCTTGTGGGTTTTTCAAGATAATTTCGACATGCGGCAGGTAGTTCTTAAAGGCCTCGCCGTAAATTTCCCAGATAGTGATGAACAGAGCAGCGACGATCGGTCCGAGCATTATCCCCAAAAGGCCAAACATAGTGATCCCGCCAAGGGTGCCAAACAGGACAAAAAGATCATGCATTTCCGTGTCTTTACCGACAAGGCGCGGCCGCAGGACATTGTCGAGGTTTCCGGCCACCGCGCCGCAGAGGACGGCAAGGATAACCACCCCGCCGTAGTGTCCGGTAAGGCCAAGAATAACCAGGGCCGGTAGCCAGATGATTGCCGTGCCGAAGGCCGGAATGATCGACATGACCGCCATCACCGTGCCCCAGAAGACCGGGCCATGGATTCCGGCCAGCGCAAAGGCGATGCCGCAGATTGCCCCCTGCATAACCCCGATGATCAGGGTGCCTTTAATCGTCGCCCTGGTAACCGAGGTAAAGCGGTGCAGCAGCTTCTGTTCGCTGTTGTCGTCAAGGGGCAGAAAATAGAGGATTTTTTGGAGGAGCAGGTCGCCCATGGAGAGAAAATAGAACATCACATAGAGCATGATGATCGTAGAAAAAATGGCGTCAATGGTCACCTTGGTAAAAGCTGAGAGCGAGTCGATGAGGAAGGTGGAGACGGTGCCGACAAGCTCTCCGGCCTTCTCGATAATGACGTCCCGGTAGGGGAGAATCTGCTCGTAGTAGGGAACTTTGGCGAGAAGTGCCGAGAGGGTTGATGGTTCTTTGATAAAACCTTGCACCCAAGGGGTTACCGACTGGCCGACGCTTATCGCCTGGGCGACTACCAAGGTAATGAGAATGGCGAGAGGGGTGAGGACGAGCAGAACGATGCCGACCACCGTCAGTATCGAGGCGAGGGTCTCCCGGCCGCGCAACTTTGCCGTGAGCCGGTGGTGCAGGGGACTGACCATCGCCGTGAAGAGGCCGGCCATAAAGATCGCCATGAGAAACTGGTGGATCATGGTGAGGAAGAGGCCGGAAATCAGTACCACCAGACTGAGCAGGGTGACTTTGTTGATGTGGGTTTTATTCATGGGGGTATCACTTTGCCGTAGAGTTGTTACTTTTGTGGCAGCCTGAGTGTGCTGGTATTGCTAACCGGCTTGAGTTGTAGAGCCATCCGACGGTTTCATGAGATAGAAGCCGATCATCTTGTCGGAATGGTCAAAACTCTGGGTATCGATGAATTCGCCGGTGATGATTTTGTCTGCTGCCTTTTTGACGATGAATTCTTTGTACACCTTTGATTCTTTAGCATCATCGAGAATGAACGAAGCTTTCAGCTTTTGGCCGGGAGTGATGTTTTTGACCGCGTGAATGGACATTTGCAAACCGGTCCGTGAGAGATCGAGGATTTTGATAGGATGTTTTCGATCCTCAATATCGAACAGTGTGCCGGTAAGGAGAACTTTTTTTCTGTAAAATTTCCGTCGCTCCAATTGGATTGCAAAGACATTGCCATTGGTACAGTTGTATTCAAGGCAATCTTGACAGCTTATATGGCCGCAATCGCAGGCGCTGCATTTTAATCTTAAGGTGATTTGGGCAGTTTTCCGAGCAGTTAAGTAGGGAGTAGTATCAATGTTCTTACTTTTCCCACAGCGTGGACAGACGATGGTAACCCGATTGTTTTCGCCAATATTTACTTTTTGCATTGCAGGTATTCCTCCTGGAAAGCAACCGGTTCTTCTGTCCCCGGTATGCCTGTGTCGATAGCAATTTCATTTGTTGGGGGAGACAGAACAAGCAGATGTAGCTCACGCGGGCCATGGGCGCCATGCACCATTGTCGCCTCGATGTCGGCGGTCTTCGATGGCCCGGAGATACAGACAAAGCTGTCGGGGAGGGCCATTTCTTTCAATAGTGCGTAGGCCTCCGCCAGGTCGGCGACCAGATTTTTCCGGTCGAGGACGGCGATATGGATGGACGGCACCAGAGAGGTGGAGCGCGGTTGGCCCGGTTTGGTGAGTTGGATAATGGTGGCCGATTCGGCAACACCGATTGCCGGGGCGGTGATGCCGATAAAGGAGGCAATGGTCTTTTCCCGCAGCTGCCGATCCGGGCCGAAGGTGGTATGGATGGTGACTCCCTCGCCCTCTAGACATTTCCAGAGCTGCAGGGCGTTGAGATCGGGATGGTCGTGGTGGACGACGTGCTTGGTCGGAGTGAACTCCAGGTTCTTGGTCTTGACCAGATGAACAATCGCGGCCGCCGCCTCGTCACGGCTTGCAACAACCGAGGCGGAAATATTGAGATCCTTGGCATTGCTGAGGAGAATCCCAACGAGCTTATCCAGTTCCTGAGGCGTCCGCTGCCTAATGCGCGCGAGGATCTCCGCCTTGTTCGTTTGGCGAAACAGGCCGGGAAAGGTCGTTTTTGACCGCTCCTCCGTCGGTGGCAAGCCAAGGCTTTTACGGATGGTGGTGAGAAATGTTTGCTGGCTGTCCATCAGCTGGCCTCCTTGCTCTGGGCCCTTGATTCGTTCGGCCTGCGGGCTGCATATTTCTTCTTCCACAGCTGGGCGAAGGTTTGCCCGGCTAGGGGCGGCAGGTCGCGGTCCTTGGTCCAGCCGGTGGCAAGGCCGGCCAGGCTGCCAATCATCTTGTTTTTGCGGACAAACGGCCACTGAAACAACTTACCGAACCATAGCGATGTTCGATAGAGAACAGGATGACTGACCAGCAGCTTCCAAAGAGCGAAGGCGTAGGCCTCCGCGGGGTTGTGCTGGCTGGTGTTCCAGCGGTCGCTGCCGTAGGCCAGCTTATGACGGAGGGCGGCCAGCATCCGCGGCAGGTCGTTTTCGACGGGGCAGACGTCGCGGCAGGCGCCGCAGAGGGTCTCGCCCTTGCAGAGGTCGGCATGCTTATTGATACCGTCGAGGAGCGGCGTTACCACCGCGCCGATCGGCCCGCAGTACGGAGAATCATAAGCATGGCCACCGATCTTGCCATAGACCGGGCAGATATTCAGGCAGGCGCCGCAGCGGATGCAGGCGAGCACCTCGCGGAACTCGGGGTCGGCGAGGATCTTGCTCCGGCCGTTGTCGATGATCACCAGGTGGAATTCCCGCGGGCCGTCCGGGTCGGTTAAGGCCGCTGGGCCGCCCTGGAAACTGACGTAGGTGGAAAGTTTTTGCAGCGCCGCGCCACGGGTGAGCAGCTGAAGGGTCTCCCGGTGTTCATCGAAGGTGGCAACGACTCGTTCCATGCCCATCAGGGCGACGTGCACATCCGGCATGGTGGTCGCCATGCGGATGTTGCCCTCATTGGAAACCAGGCTGATATGGCCGGTTTCGGCACAGGCCAGGTTGCAGCCGGTAAGGCCCATCTCGGCGCCGAGCATCTTCTCTCGCAAGGCCTTGCGGGCGGCCATGGTCAGGGTCGGCGGGTCGTCGCTGTAGTCGATTCCAAGTTTATCGGTGAACAGCTGGCCGATCTGCGCCCGATCAAGATGAATGCAGGGGGCGATGATATGGGAGGGCTTGTCGCCTGCCAGCTGAATGATGTATTCCCCCAGGTCGGTTTCGACGACCTCGATGCCTGCTTCCTCAAGGGCCGGATCGATGGCGATCTCCGCCGAGGTCATTGATTTGCCTTTGACGACCCGTTTGACATTGTTCTTTTTGGCCACAGCCAGGGTGTAATCGATGGCATCCTGGGCAGTGGCCGCAAAGTACACCTGACCGCCGCGGGCCCGGATGTTCTTGGCAAGCTCGGCGAGGACGATATCCAGATGGGCGAGGGTGTTCATCCGCGACTCCTTCACTCGGTGGCGCAGCTCCTGGTCATCCATCTTGGCCCAAAACTCCATGGCCCCCTTGCCGAAACGATTCTGGATACCCTGTAAGCTCTTTTGCAGGCGCGGCGATGCGATTCCGGCGGCGGCTGCGGTGCGGTAGTCGGATGGGGGTATCGGTGTTGTCTTGCTCATACCAGCCCTCCTTTATTTCCAGCAAGTATCTGGGCGATATGCAGAACTGCAACCTTTTCGCCGCGTCGCGACATGCGGCCGAGGATACTCATCAGGCAGCTGATATCGCAGCCGACCACCGCCTCGGCTCCAGTGGCGAGGATATTGGCAATTTTTTCATCGACCATGGCGACGCTGATCTCCGGATAGTTGATGCTGAAGGTGCCGCCGAAACCGCAGCAGGTATCGCTGTCGGCCATCTCGATCAGTTCCAGCCCCCGTACCTTTTCGAGGAGCAATCGCGGTTGCCGGGCAATACCGAGGCCGCGGCTGAGATGGCAGGAGTCGTGGTAGGTAACGGTTGCGGGGTATTCGGCCATGACATCGGTAACACCAAGGACATCGACTAAATATTGGGTAAATTCATAGGTTTTTGCGCCTATTGCGGTCGCCCGTGCGGCCATCACCGGATCGTCCTTAAAAAGCACCGGATAGTGATGACGAACCATATGGACGCAGGAGCCGGATGGGCAGACGACGACTTCGGCATCCTCGAACAGTTCGATAAAGTGCCGGGCCGCGGCGGCTGCTTCAAGGCGATAGCCGCTGTTAAAGGCGGGTTGGCCGCAACAGGTCTGGCCCTTCGGGTAGACGAGAGGGATGGCCAGGCGGTCGAAGACAGTAACCATGGCCTCGCCCACCTCCGGAAACATGCTGTCGACCAGGCATTGAATAAAGAGTGATACTGGTGTTCCAGTCATTATATCTCCTTTGAATCAGAGGTAAAACGTTTGTAGTCTTGGTGGATCAACGACGCTTCTGCGGGCTGTTGAATCGGAAATGGCTCATGCAATTCTCAGGCAATCAAGATTTTAGGTAGAGCTATTTGCTTGAAGCAATTCCCATAATCCTCTACAAAGGTCAAGAGAAGAGATGGGGCGCAATTTTCCCGGCATGTTTGAAGGTTCGATACGCGAGAATTCTCCAGCAAGCCCGACGAGGGAAGGAGAACTCTTCACGAAGACCATAATAAGGATTATTCCAAGCAAATTAACAGAGGAGAAGTAGAAAATGAAGAGAATTTTCAAGGTGTTTCTGGTCGCGGCCTTTCTGATGACAACGGCTACGGCAAATGCTGGTCCGGCAAAGATTTCCATCAGTCAGTTCGTTGAACATCCGGCCCTCAATGCCATCAACAAGGGTTTCAAGGACGACCTGCAGGAGAACGGTGTCGCCACTGAGTACAAAGATTACAATGCCAACGGCAATATGGGCACGGCTGGGCAGATTGCCACCCAGATCGTTGCCGATGCCCCGGATCTGATCGTGGCCATCGCCACCCCGACCGCCCAGGCCTGTGCCAAGTCGTACGAGAAGGCGCCGCAACTGGCCCAGACACCGATGCTCTTTACCGGCATTACCGATCCCCTGGCAGCAGGCCTCGTCAAGGACCTGGCCCATCCCGGCCCGAATATAACCGGTGTTTCCAATCAGATGCCGATGGAAAAACACCTGGAAATGCTCCGCCGGGTGCTGCCGAAACTTACCAATCTCGGTGTGCTGTACAATAGTGGTGAGGTGAATTCGGTGTCAAACGTCAAACGACTGAAGGAGGCCGCGGCCAAAATGAATATCACCGTCCTTGATGGCCCAGTGACCAATTCGGCCGATGTCTTTCAGGCGGCCCAGAGTCTCGTCGGCAAGGTCGACGCCCTCTTCGTACCCACCGACAATACCGTGGTTTCAGCGCTTGAGGCGGTCATCAAGGTCTGCGAGCGCACCAAGTTGCCGCTCTTTAGCGCCGACACCGACTCGGTCAAGCGCGGCTCCATCGCCGCTATGGGGCTCGATTACTACCAACACGGCAAGCAGACCGGCGCCATGGCCAGAAAGATCCTCGCCGGCGCCAAACCCGAGGCTCTGCCTGTTGAATTCCAGAAGGAACTGGTCTTCCACGTCAATCCCAAGGCCGCAGAGCGCATGGGCTTGAACCTCGATAAGGCCATCATCGATTCGGCCAATACCCTATATTGATGCACTGCGTCGGGGCATCAATTATGGTTCGCAACCGGAGCCTGAAGCGGCCACTATGCTCCTCTTCGGCTCTGGCTTTGTTGGTTTGTTCGCCACCAGACGGAAAAGGTTGCGGAAGAATATTGTGTAATCTTTGAGGTGGCGTGCAAAAAGCTACTTTCGCTGGCTGGTTCTCGCTGGGAGTGAAAAGACCATGAGTCGGATTTTGTTGGCGTGGGAACTGGGGAGCAATTTGGGTCACCTCGCCCAGTTACTGGCAATTGCGTGTCATCTTCGTGAGCATGGTCACGAGGTACTCTGTGCCGTTAAAGATCCGACTCTTGCCGGGCTGATTCTGGGTGACAAGGGTTTTCCTTTCGTGCCAACCCCAAGACCGATTTCGCGTAAAATGCGTCGCCGAGTGTCGGTAAGTTTTGCCGATATTCTCGCCCGAGCTGGTTTTGACGATGAAGAGGTCCTTTTTGGCTTGGTTTCCGCTTGGCATGGGATTTTTGGTCTTTTTCGGGCGGAGATACTGGTTGCCGAATACGCCCCAGTCGCCGGATTTGCAGCAAACCTGATGGCCTTGCCAAGTCTCCAGGTGACCACCGGCTTTAGCTCACCTCCTCCTGTTGCCCCCTATCCGTGCTTTCGCCCTTGGTTGAACATTTCGCGGAAAGAGCTGGTACTCCGCGAAGTCGGTTTGCAGCAAAAGATTGAAAAGATTTGTACCCGCTTGCAGAAGCCTGTTTTCCAGAGTGTACAAGAGGCCATACAAGGGCGAGATACCCTCCTGGCGACCGTTCCGGAACTTGACCATTACCGCGGGCGGAAAAACGGGCGGTACATCGGGCCCCTTGTTTTGCCGGATGAAGGCCTCGATTGCCATTGGCTTGATGATGGCAGGCGGCGTGTATTTGCCTATCTGCGGCCAGCACCGTATCTTGCCAAGGTTCTTGAGATTTTGCAGGAAAATGAAGTCCAGTTGATAGCCTGCATTCCCGGCATCGATACGACCTTGGCGGCAATGTTTGCGGCTGAGGGGGCTTGGCGACTTGGGGTAACTCCGATACGGTTGAAAGCCCTGCTTCAGACCGCCGACCTTGTTCTTGGCTATGGCGGTCATGGCCTTGTTGCCAGGGCACTGCTGGCCGGAGCACCCCAGCTCATGATCCCTGGCAATATCGACCAGTGGCTATTAAGCACTCATGTGCAACGGCAGCAGATGGGGCTTTTTATCGACCAAGGCAAGATCGACAGTGATTTTGCCCCGGCCCTCGCCAGTCTTCTAGGCGACGCCTCGTTCAGATCAAACGCATACCAATTTGCTAATAAATATGCTGAGGTGACAAACGGAAAAGGGTTGCGAATCCTTACTGATACGATTGCTAGCCCACGTTTTCTCAACCGGTAAACATATCGGCAGACTTTCCCTCATTGTGCCAATAACTAAATGCTCTATTGAGCCCAATACTCGTCATAATGAAGGCGCATAATGCTCTTCCAGGAGAAACTGGTCCTCCACGTCTATCACAAGCTTACAGAGCATATGGGCTTGAGCCTCAACAAAGCCATCATCCATTCGGCCAACAACCTCTATTGATACTGCTCCGGCCCTGCCGGATATCGATAACATAAAAAAACATGGGGTGCTTGCTGAGATGGGAGGCGAATGCGCTTCCTATTCTAATCGGTCGGTATCCCTGGTGATAAACCGCCAGGGATACCAGTGAAATACGGTCCCTTGCAATGCCGTATCCATATGTTTCGCATAAAACCGGCTGTGTAGCATTTTTGTTCGGAATAACACTTGGGGGAGGCATTAGGGCCAGGCATGATATATGGGTGTTTGGTTAAGTTGGATAATGCCCACATGTTATGAATGCCCCGCCTCCCATGCATTTCAACCATGAGTGACCGAGGCGGATGAAACCCGCACCATGACCGATGTAAGTTCGTCTTCGACCGTACCTGCACCGAAACGGATATGCTGCCGGTGTATGCGGATATTGCCATCCTGCTCAATGTGGTCGGCTATGGTAAGACCCATACCCTGCATCAGGCGATGGTTCGCGATGAAAGCGGCCAGCTGAAAAAATTGGTGCAGGACTATGTTACCTGTACCGACTGGGTGGAGCGCGTGGCGCTAACCGAGAAGATCGTCTATGCCTGGACTGGCAAGGATCAGGTACTGGCCGCGGAGACCCAAAAAAAGTCAATGTGCTGGACGCCTTTGTCGGCAGTAGCTCCTTTCCCTCAGCATCGACTGACCACGACGTGCAGTAAGTATTCTTTCGGGGAGCAGCAGAAGCGAAAACCCGCCAATTATTTTCAGAATAAGTTCATTCACCAGCCAATTGTAAGAAGGATGTGAGAACTCCCTTGTATCTTAAGTAAATTTCACAAGTAGGGGACAACCAGCCACCATCAAATATTTTCGTAAAAAGAGTTTCTGCAGAATTGGCTGGAGACCTTCATAATACAGGTACTATTCCGATAGTGGAGTGATCTAGAGATGTTTTGTTGCGAAATTATAGGTAGTTGCCAGTTGTGTAGCAAACCAATTCCTGTTAGTTATTCTGCTCAGTGAACAACATGACATACAAGCTTAAAGCCTTTTGCCGATTTTTTGAAAGTTACATCCTTCTTAATTCTTATGTGATTTTGCCGCTGAATGTATTGCGAAGATCGGTGTTTAAACATGGAGGTCAGTTGCATGAGTAAGAAAAAGATTATCCTAGGTGTTCTAGCCGTGGGTTTTCTCTGGTGGCTGTTTTTCGGTGGCTCGGAGAAATGGAAAGAAGAGGTGCAGCTAAGTGACGGCCGGATAATTGTTATCCACAGGGAGACGATTCGTGAAGGAGGAGGGGATGAAATATCTATAAATTCGAGTGGTTCAAAACCAAAGGAGCATCGTATTCAGTTCACCAACCCAGACGGATCGGGCAAGAAAATTGAATGGAGATCGACAAAGATGACCCCTTCTAATCGGCCGGAAATATCACTCATACTCGACATTGAAAATGGCCACCCGGTTCTTTATGGAAGTGTTTTTGTGCGAGATGGATGTGAGAACTATTTAAAATATGTCTTCAAGAACGACAGGTGGGATGAAGAAAATCTGCCCGAGAAATTCCCCGAACGTAAGACAAATCTCCTTATCAGGGATGGAACGAGCATGCCGAGATTTGTCGATCTGGAAGACAAAAAAAAGATGAATTCCCAAGTCGGATATGCAAAATCTTTAAGAAAAGTTGGACCAAATCGGGAAATTTGCGGTTCTGATTAAAGCGAATTAAATGCCAGAACGAACTTACAAGAAGAGTTATCCATGCCAACAACATTAGAATACATGCAGCTTGCAACACGAGTTTACGACGCATCCGACAGAAACAAAATAGACCTTCCTGAGCATTGGGCTCAAATAAACTGGGTGCCTGATCGATTCTTGGGTTTTTCTGCGGGAGTCTACAAAAACGAAATGACCAACGAATATGTCATTTCCTACACAGGGACTAATGAGGCTGTTGATACGCTGAGTTGGACTGCTGGAATGGGCATCCCTGCTCCGCAGATATTTGATGCGATGAATTTTTATTTTGAATTCAGAAAAACCCATCGCGATGCAACCAATATATCTTTCACAGGCCATTCGCTTGGCGGAGGATTGGCATCGCTGATGGCAGTATTTTTTGATAAACAAGCGGAGGTCTTCGATCAAGCGCCCTTCAGGCTTGCCGCTATAAGTGGAGCTGTATTGTCAGAAGCTGCCGATACCATGAATGACGCGGGATATTATGACACAAAATTAGCACATTATCTCGATTCTTATGGAAGCCTTCTTTCGATGCGTGAATCGAATGTGAAGGAATATTTTATTGAAGGTGAGATTTTGGCTACGGCTAGAGCGGTTCCTCTGAGCACAATAGCTGGCAGCAGTACTCCTTATGATCTTGGAAGCTCAAATGCATCGGCTGTCGATAGGCATTCCATTACGTTGCTTACTCTTCTGAAACTCTCGGGTTTCTTTAAGAATGTTGCTGGAAAATTGCCTGACTTAGTAACGGAAATGTTGGATAAAGACCTGTTTGCCGCAGATTCAAGAGATGAGCGAAAAGCTGATTTCCTCCGCAAGCTGCTTCGCCATCAACTTGGCGTAAAAGGCTCGGTTTCACCGGACGACATGCTGACCCGCTTCACCAACGACATGCAAAAACTCGTCGATGCAGGCGCCGCATCCGCACCGGAACCCGACCTGACCAA
Proteins encoded in this region:
- a CDS encoding LutB/LldF family L-lactate oxidation iron-sulfur protein, translated to MSKTTPIPPSDYRTAAAAGIASPRLQKSLQGIQNRFGKGAMEFWAKMDDQELRHRVKESRMNTLAHLDIVLAELAKNIRARGGQVYFAATAQDAIDYTLAVAKKNNVKRVVKGKSMTSAEIAIDPALEEAGIEVVETDLGEYIIQLAGDKPSHIIAPCIHLDRAQIGQLFTDKLGIDYSDDPPTLTMAARKALREKMLGAEMGLTGCNLACAETGHISLVSNEGNIRMATTMPDVHVALMGMERVVATFDEHRETLQLLTRGAALQKLSTYVSFQGGPAALTDPDGPREFHLVIIDNGRSKILADPEFREVLACIRCGACLNICPVYGKIGGHAYDSPYCGPIGAVVTPLLDGINKHADLCKGETLCGACRDVCPVENDLPRMLAALRHKLAYGSDRWNTSQHNPAEAYAFALWKLLVSHPVLYRTSLWFGKLFQWPFVRKNKMIGSLAGLATGWTKDRDLPPLAGQTFAQLWKKKYAARRPNESRAQSKEAS
- a CDS encoding (Fe-S)-binding protein, whose translation is MTGTPVSLFIQCLVDSMFPEVGEAMVTVFDRLAIPLVYPKGQTCCGQPAFNSGYRLEAAAAARHFIELFEDAEVVVCPSGSCVHMVRHHYPVLFKDDPVMAARATAIGAKTYEFTQYLVDVLGVTDVMAEYPATVTYHDSCHLSRGLGIARQPRLLLEKVRGLELIEMADSDTCCGFGGTFSINYPEISVAMVDEKIANILATGAEAVVGCDISCLMSILGRMSRRGEKVAVLHIAQILAGNKGGLV
- a CDS encoding ABC transporter substrate-binding protein, which translates into the protein MKRIFKVFLVAAFLMTTATANAGPAKISISQFVEHPALNAINKGFKDDLQENGVATEYKDYNANGNMGTAGQIATQIVADAPDLIVAIATPTAQACAKSYEKAPQLAQTPMLFTGITDPLAAGLVKDLAHPGPNITGVSNQMPMEKHLEMLRRVLPKLTNLGVLYNSGEVNSVSNVKRLKEAAAKMNITVLDGPVTNSADVFQAAQSLVGKVDALFVPTDNTVVSALEAVIKVCERTKLPLFSADTDSVKRGSIAAMGLDYYQHGKQTGAMARKILAGAKPEALPVEFQKELVFHVNPKAAERMGLNLDKAIIDSANTLY